TTGGCGGCATGGATCTCTTTCATAGGAAATATAAACCGCTTTTGTTTAGTAGCTTTAAAGTACCATATCCATATTGTTATAGATGCTCAAAAACATTTCGGCTATGTAATATGGCTTGTTTAAGGAGATTAGAAAATATACTGGAGCAAAAACACGAAAAAATTATTGGTGTAATTATAGAGCCGTTAGTGCAGTGCGCAGGTGGAATTGTAGTAGCTCCAAAGGGTTTTCTGAGGGCAGTAAGCAAATTATGTAAAAAGCACGGTATTCTCTTGATAGCAGACGAAGTAGCTACAGGTTTTGGCAGAACAGGAAAGATGTTTGCTTGTGAGCATGAAAAAGTGAGACCCGACATTATGGTCGTGTCTAAGGGGATAACAGGCGGATATCTTCCTCTAGCAGCCACATTAACTACAGAAGAAATCTATAATCAGTTTTTGGGGCAGTACGATGAGCATAGAACTTTCTATCACGGACATAGTTATACTGGAAACTCTCTTGCCTGCGCAGCTGCATTGGCAAATATAAGAATTTTTGAAGAAGACAGAGTTCTTGAATCTCTGGAAGAAAAGATAGAATTTTTAAAGGTGGGGCTTAAAGGATTTAATAAACTGGCTCATGTAGGAGATATTAGAGAAAGTGGGATGATAATAGGAATTGAGTTGGTTGAGAACAAAGATAGCAGGAAACGATATCCTCTAGGAGCGCGAATAGGGCATAAAGTGATTCTAGAGGCTAGAAAAAGGGGATTGATTATTCGCCCTCTGGAAGATGTCATTGTCTTAATACCTCCATTGAGTATTAGAATTAAAGAACTTAGTCAGATTCTAAAGATAACCTATGATTCTATTCAGGCAGTTACAGAGACATTATAAAGAATGTTAAATTCGAAGCACGAAATACGAAACAATATCAAATGACAGGAATCCAAATGTCCAAAACAATGTTTTGAATTTTGAAAATTTGAATTTAGAATTTGTTTCGAGTTTCGGATTTAGGATTTCGGGTTTTTCTTTAAAGGAGTTCAGTGAATATTTATCACAGGACTATAATTGGGTTGGCGGTGTGTGTATGTTTTCTTATTACATCATGTGCCAGAAGTAAGCCACGGGTAACACTTGACAGACATCCTCAAGCCCCGGATTTTACGCTAACGAGTCTTGATGGGGACAAAGTATCTCTTTCTTCATTCATTGGCAAAGTTGTTATTCTGGAGTTTTGGTATAGTTGGGATCCTCTTTCAAAAAAACAGGCAGAATACTTGCAGTATATAAAAAATGTTTATGATAAACGAGGTGTTGTAATTCTGGCAGTTGTAATGGATGAAGAGAGTTTATATTCTGCAAAGTTGTTCACGAAAAAATTTGGCATAACATATAAAGTTCTTATAGGGGAGAAGTATGTATATGAGCTATATGGAGGTGTTAGAAGTTTTCCGACTATATTTATGATTGATAGGCAGGGCAGAATATATGGAAAGGGATTTGGCTTGCAAAAGCTAGATGTGTTGGAACCTGCTGTTTTGAAGTTGTTGGAGGAGTGAAGCTCAATATTGTGTACGCATTTGCATTTTATTGCTATTTTTGTTCATAAAAGTATGATACTATAAAGTTGTTATGGATAAAAAGTATTTTGAGGTTTTACCTTTAGGAAAAAATGATGACGATACATATTGGAAAACAAAATCTTATATAGAAAGACTTCAATGTATTGAAACGATGAGAAAGCATATGTTTAATTATGATAACCTTTCCGAAAGACTTCAAAGAATTTATACAATTGCTCCACTCAAAAAAGATTGAGTATCTTGTCATTGGTGGTTATGCAGTAGGTCTTTATGGTCATCCTCGCGCAACTGGTGATATGGATATATGGGTGGCAATTCACGAAAATAATGCTTTAAAATTGGTGGAAGCATTGCATGAATTTGGATTTACTTCTCAAGAAATAAAAAAAGATTTCTTCTTGAAAAAAGCACAGATAATTCGAATGGGGGTTCCTCCACTTAGACTTGAAATTGTTACTTCCATTGATGGTGTTCTTTTTGAAGAATGCTATAAAAATAAAAACACAGTATTAATAGAGAATGCCGAAGTTGATTTCATTTCCTATGAAGACTTAATAAAAAACAAAAAAGCGAGTAAGCGACATAAAGATTTAGACGATATTGATTATTTAGAAAAAATTAATGAGACATAATAAACTGATTTACTGAATGCTATTCCAATTTCGTTCCTATCAATGCTTGCCTAAGTCGCTGATTTTGGATTTTTAACATAGAAGGAGTGAAGCTTAATGAACAGTGCAATTGCTGAGAGGATGTCTTTAATAGATTCTTCTGGAATAAGGAAGGTTTTTGCTTTGGCTTCTAAATTAAAAAATCCGATAAATCTGAGTATAGGCCAGCCGCATTTTGATGTGCCGGAAGAGATCAAAAAAGCTGCCATACAAGCAATTCAAAATGGATTGAATAAGTATACACTCACTCAGGGTATACCTGAATTGAGGGAAAAGATTAAGGCTCAGCAAAAAGAGAAAAGGAATATAAGTCTTGAGGAGATAATGATTAGTTCTGGTACATCAGGACTGCTTCTACTGGCTTTTATGTGTCTCATTAATCCTGGTGATGAAGTTATTATATTCGACCCTTATTTTGTAATGTATAAACATTTGGTCAGAATAGTTGGAGGTGTCCCCGTGTTTATTGATACATACCCATCATTTAATATTCCTGTTGATAAGATTGAAGGGGTTATATCTAAAAAAACCAAAATTATTGTAATAAACAGTCCATGCAACCCAACAGGAGCCGTATATAGCAAAGATCAGTTAAAAAATCTTGCGGATATAGCTGCGAAACACAATATTCTTATAATTTCAGATGAAATTTATAATGAGTTTGTTTACGGGGAAGATTCTATTTCAATTGCAGAAATCTATGAAAACACATTGGTGCTGAATGGATTTTCAAAGACCTATGCTATGACAGGATGGAGACTTGGCTGGGCTGGGGGTCCGAAATGGCTGATTGATGAGATGATTAAATTGCAGCAGTATACTTTTGTTTGTGCCCCTTCAATTGTTCAATATAGTGGGCTTAAAGCCATGGATTATAATACAGCTCACTTAATAGATTCATATAAAGAGAAAAGAGATTTGATGTATAATGGCTTAAAGGATTATTTTGAGATATTAAAACCGGAAGGCGCATTTTATATGTTTGTAAAGATTCCAAATGGGGTGACTGATGAAAAATTTATTAACGAAGCTGTGAAGAACAATTTATTAGTCATACCAGGAAGTGTGTTTTCAGAAAGAAATACCCATTTTCGCATCTGTTATGCTGCAGAGAATAAAGTGCTCTATAAAGGTATAGAGATTCTTCAAAACTTATCAAGGAAGCAATATGTCTAATTTATCCGCAATAATTTTAACCCATAATTCATCCGACACATTAGAGAAATGTCTTGAAAGCATTAAATGGATAACCGACATAGTTATAGTAGATTCCGGAAGCACAGACAGAACAATTGAAATAGCTAAAACGTATACTGACAGAGTATATTATAACAAGTACGTAAACTATGGAAGACAACTGAATTGGGCACTGAAGAAGATAGCGAATGACTGGATATTGGTGGTTGACTCTGACGAAGCAGTAACAACTGAGTTATCCAGGAATATAGAAAAGCTTATAAAAAGCAGGCCTGCTCTGAATGGCTATTACATAACTCGCAAGAATTATTTTTTAGGAAAACCAGTTAACTATTGTGGATGGTATCCTGATTATGTCTTGCGACTATTTCAGTGTGAGAAAGCAGTATACAAAGATAGAGAATTAGGTTCAAGCGTTGAGTTGAAGGGGAAAAAAGGCTATTTGTGCGGAGATCTGATTCATCAGCCATATCGTAATCTGGAACATTATTTCCAGAAGTTTAATAAATATACTGATTTGGCTGCTAAAGAGATATTAAAGAGGAAACATAGGATAGGAATATTTCATTTAGTTCTATGGCCTTTTGGTAAGTTCTTCAAAATGTATATTCTTAAAATGGGTTTTTTGGACGGAGCGGTGGGAATAGTAGTGTGCACATTAGGCGCTTTTTATACGTTCTCTAAATATGCAAAGGCGTGGGAAAGAAAGTGCCAGAGATAAATACCATGCAAGTTAAAAAAATTGTTATCAGAGGTGTTAACTGGATAGGTGATGCTATTATGACTACGCCGGCAATCACACAACTGGCAGAGAATTTCCCAGATACAAAAATTACCATTGTTGTAAAAGAATGGGTTAAAGATGTATTTATTGGCAATCCATTTATTGACGATATTATTGTTTGCAATCCAAAGAACCTGATCGGATACATTAGATTGATTAAGAAGTTAAGAAAGGAAAAATTTGATATAGGAATAGTGTTCCCTAATTCTTTTAGTTCAGCACTATTTTTATTTCTACTTGGCGCAAAATATAGAGCGGGATATAAGACGGATTGTAGAAGCATGCTTTTAAACATAAAGACTCCACGCACACCAGATTTGGAGTTTGAAAAGCTCAGGATAGATTATTTTTTAAATATAGCTAATTTAATAGGCAAAAAGCAAGCAGATAGAGGACTAGTTCTAAATGTTTCAAAAGAGTCGGAAATCTTTGTGGAAAATTTTCTTAAGGAAAATAAGATAGATGAAACAGATACAATAATAGGATTTAATCCTGGAGCTGCGTATGGGAAAGCAAAGTGCTGGCCTGCTAAAAAATACGCAGAATTAGGTCTCAGATTGATTAGTGCTTATAACGTAAAATTAGTTTTGTTTGGCGGTTTCCATGATCAAAATGTTGTAAATGTACTGGCGAAAGGATTGAGAAACAAATGCGCTATAGCAGCTGGAAAAACAACTCTTCAGGATAGCATAGGTCTTGTTAATAAATGCAGATTATTTATAACAGGAGATACAGGGCCTCTGTATATTGCATCTGCGTTAAGAGTTCCAACAATGGCAATCTTTGGTCCGACGAATCCGGATACAGTTGCAGTTCCATCTGAAAAATTACAGATAATATATAAGAGAGTTAGCTGCTCACCGTGCTTTCTTCGAGAATGTCCAAATGACCACAGATGTATGGAAGAGGTGAGTGTGGAAGAAGTGTTTGCTGAGATTTCAAGAATGATGGAGAAGTTTGCATAATGAAAAGTCTATTCTTTGCAGTAAATTTTTTAACTATCCTTCCATTTGAGAAATTCTCAAGAAGTATTAAAGAAGAGAAAATAAAGGACTCCGTCCTGTTTTTCCCTGTTGTTGGCATACTTCTTGGATTAATGCTTTCAATCATCTACTTAATTCTTGGGAATATGTTCTCTCCACTCGTGTTGAGTGCGTTTATTGTAACATTCCTTGCAATACTAACAGGAGGACTGCATCTGGACGGATTTATAGATTCTGTAGACGGCTTATTTGGCGGCAAGAATAAAGATGATATTCTGAGGATAATGAAGGATCACAATGTAGGCGCGTTCGGCGTTATTGGAGTAGTATGCTTATTAATGCTAAAATTTGTGCTTATAGGTTCTCTTTCTAAAGATATATTTGCGAAAACAATATTCATAATGCC
This genomic stretch from bacterium harbors:
- the cobS gene encoding adenosylcobinamide-GDP ribazoletransferase; this translates as MKSLFFAVNFLTILPFEKFSRSIKEEKIKDSVLFFPVVGILLGLMLSIIYLILGNMFSPLVLSAFIVTFLAILTGGLHLDGFIDSVDGLFGGKNKDDILRIMKDHNVGAFGVIGVVCLLMLKFVLIGSLSKDIFAKTIFIMPVLSRSSMSFILLLTPSSKNNGLGSIFAGERKAVYWLIPVLIPYILAILLFGVKGNFLIFSILLFALIVRGYFLRKIGGITGDTLGMLNELVEVFVLFCVQGFV
- a CDS encoding pyridoxal phosphate-dependent aminotransferase — encoded protein: MNSAIAERMSLIDSSGIRKVFALASKLKNPINLSIGQPHFDVPEEIKKAAIQAIQNGLNKYTLTQGIPELREKIKAQQKEKRNISLEEIMISSGTSGLLLLAFMCLINPGDEVIIFDPYFVMYKHLVRIVGGVPVFIDTYPSFNIPVDKIEGVISKKTKIIVINSPCNPTGAVYSKDQLKNLADIAAKHNILIISDEIYNEFVYGEDSISIAEIYENTLVLNGFSKTYAMTGWRLGWAGGPKWLIDEMIKLQQYTFVCAPSIVQYSGLKAMDYNTAHLIDSYKEKRDLMYNGLKDYFEILKPEGAFYMFVKIPNGVTDEKFINEAVKNNLLVIPGSVFSERNTHFRICYAAENKVLYKGIEILQNLSRKQYV
- the bioA gene encoding adenosylmethionine--8-amino-7-oxononanoate transaminase → MHKDIKKKLKQIDLAHIWHPFTQMQEYGKEEPVIIEKAYDSFLIDIDGKKYLDGVSSLWCNIHGHRKKEIDRAIIKQIKKVSHTTLLGLSNTQTICLAKKLVEITPPNLKRVFFSDNGSTGIEIALKIGFQYWQQKGESQKNKFVSFIGGYHGDTLGAVSVGGMDLFHRKYKPLLFSSFKVPYPYCYRCSKTFRLCNMACLRRLENILEQKHEKIIGVIIEPLVQCAGGIVVAPKGFLRAVSKLCKKHGILLIADEVATGFGRTGKMFACEHEKVRPDIMVVSKGITGGYLPLAATLTTEEIYNQFLGQYDEHRTFYHGHSYTGNSLACAAALANIRIFEEDRVLESLEEKIEFLKVGLKGFNKLAHVGDIRESGMIIGIELVENKDSRKRYPLGARIGHKVILEARKRGLIIRPLEDVIVLIPPLSIRIKELSQILKITYDSIQAVTETL
- a CDS encoding TlpA family protein disulfide reductase encodes the protein MNIYHRTIIGLAVCVCFLITSCARSKPRVTLDRHPQAPDFTLTSLDGDKVSLSSFIGKVVILEFWYSWDPLSKKQAEYLQYIKNVYDKRGVVILAVVMDEESLYSAKLFTKKFGITYKVLIGEKYVYELYGGVRSFPTIFMIDRQGRIYGKGFGLQKLDVLEPAVLKLLEE
- a CDS encoding glycosyltransferase family 2 protein, coding for MSNLSAIILTHNSSDTLEKCLESIKWITDIVIVDSGSTDRTIEIAKTYTDRVYYNKYVNYGRQLNWALKKIANDWILVVDSDEAVTTELSRNIEKLIKSRPALNGYYITRKNYFLGKPVNYCGWYPDYVLRLFQCEKAVYKDRELGSSVELKGKKGYLCGDLIHQPYRNLEHYFQKFNKYTDLAAKEILKRKHRIGIFHLVLWPFGKFFKMYILKMGFLDGAVGIVVCTLGAFYTFSKYAKAWERKCQR
- the waaF gene encoding lipopolysaccharide heptosyltransferase II yields the protein MQVKKIVIRGVNWIGDAIMTTPAITQLAENFPDTKITIVVKEWVKDVFIGNPFIDDIIVCNPKNLIGYIRLIKKLRKEKFDIGIVFPNSFSSALFLFLLGAKYRAGYKTDCRSMLLNIKTPRTPDLEFEKLRIDYFLNIANLIGKKQADRGLVLNVSKESEIFVENFLKENKIDETDTIIGFNPGAAYGKAKCWPAKKYAELGLRLISAYNVKLVLFGGFHDQNVVNVLAKGLRNKCAIAAGKTTLQDSIGLVNKCRLFITGDTGPLYIASALRVPTMAIFGPTNPDTVAVPSEKLQIIYKRVSCSPCFLRECPNDHRCMEEVSVEEVFAEISRMMEKFA